Proteins encoded within one genomic window of Desulfuromonadales bacterium:
- the hisS gene encoding histidine--tRNA ligase, with amino-acid sequence MAITGIKGMNDILPGEVETWQFLEKTARRIFQAYGFAEIRVPVVEKTELFCRSIGEATDIVEKEMYTFDDKSGNSLTLRPEGTAPVMRSFIEHKLHALDPVAKLYYLGPMFRYERPQKGRYRQFHQIGAEAIGVEDAKIDAQVLAMLVHFFAEAAIPDVSLQVNSLGCPECRPGYRQTLIAFLADRLESLCEDCRRRYRTNPLRVLDCKVPGCKDATADAPSVLDHLCGGCADHFSQVRGYLEDLRISFLVNPRMVRGLDYYTRTTFEMVTGSLGAQNAVAAGGRYDGLIRDLGGPALPGIGFAMGLERLVLLKGGEPIAPPRPALFLAALGAEPSRHAFLIMAELQRRGIHVEMDYEGKSLKSQLRRADKLRARFVLILGEDEMKSQVAQLRDMDAGTQEEIPLPALATLLPERLFRT; translated from the coding sequence GTGGCAATTACAGGTATCAAGGGAATGAATGACATCCTGCCCGGGGAGGTTGAAACCTGGCAGTTTCTGGAGAAGACGGCCCGGCGGATTTTTCAGGCGTACGGCTTTGCCGAGATTCGGGTGCCGGTGGTGGAAAAGACCGAGCTCTTCTGCCGCTCTATCGGTGAAGCCACCGATATCGTCGAGAAGGAGATGTACACCTTCGACGACAAGAGCGGCAACTCCCTTACCCTGCGCCCCGAGGGGACGGCGCCGGTCATGCGCTCCTTCATCGAGCACAAACTGCACGCCCTTGATCCGGTAGCCAAACTCTACTACCTGGGGCCGATGTTCCGCTACGAGCGCCCACAGAAAGGGCGCTACCGGCAGTTCCACCAGATCGGCGCCGAGGCGATCGGGGTCGAGGACGCCAAGATCGATGCCCAGGTGCTCGCCATGCTGGTCCATTTCTTCGCCGAAGCCGCCATCCCCGACGTGTCGCTGCAGGTCAACTCCCTCGGTTGCCCCGAATGCCGCCCCGGCTACCGGCAGACCCTGATTGCTTTCCTGGCGGACCGACTGGAATCTCTCTGCGAGGACTGCCGGCGACGCTACCGGACCAATCCGCTGCGCGTGCTCGATTGCAAGGTCCCCGGCTGCAAGGATGCGACCGCCGATGCCCCTTCGGTTCTCGACCATCTCTGCGGCGGCTGCGCCGATCATTTCTCCCAGGTCCGCGGCTACCTTGAAGATTTGCGGATTTCGTTCTTGGTCAACCCGCGCATGGTCAGGGGGCTCGACTACTATACCAGGACCACCTTCGAAATGGTCACCGGCAGCCTCGGCGCCCAGAACGCCGTGGCCGCCGGCGGCCGCTACGACGGCCTGATCCGGGACCTGGGCGGCCCGGCCCTGCCGGGCATCGGCTTCGCCATGGGTCTGGAACGCCTGGTCCTGCTCAAGGGCGGAGAGCCGATTGCCCCCCCCCGTCCCGCCCTTTTCCTGGCGGCTCTCGGCGCCGAACCTTCCCGCCACGCCTTCCTTATCATGGCGGAGCTTCAGCGCCGCGGCATCCACGTCGAGATGGACTACGAAGGCAAGAGCCTCAAATCGCAGTTGCGGCGCGCCGACAAACTGCGAGCCCGTTTCGTGCTGATTCTCGGCGAGGATGAGATGAAGAGCCAGGTGGCCCAGTTGCGGGACATGGATGCCGGCACCCAGGAGGAGATCCCCCTGCCCGCACTGGCGACGCTGCTGCCGGAACGGCTCTTCCGGACCTGA